Proteins from a genomic interval of Plasmodium berghei ANKA genome assembly, chromosome: 6:
- a CDS encoding zinc finger protein, putative, which produces MNDKIQKKVAPGQSETLSLIKKQFFKTKMCPFQKNKNYCLNESDCHYAHSIDELKPMPDLRNTKLCDYIKKKMPCKDVNCKFAHDTETLKPSVHLATYKSTICSFWGKGKCFNGNKCRFAHGTNDIKANENMNILENNKRNHKKNKDSISDITKGTDSTYSFNTYDYSVNCSLETTNISPSFDKSRELFVLKENNINDDKLGDNKLSIFDSNKEMVGNINENTDLNISKMDYPFCENTSNCSINNSDNIKTVINQIENMALSTFIENNDKYTKVIKYLMNENNILKESIKKEQNHMINEEDHMAQIQKQIYKANIYRTHAKDNIVTISGKINDNSNSMFIEDGLKKYLYFEEPSSNSQFSSENKDVNNGVLNSEDFIKYDDNFTNIMKTIDDLLISQNVGSFSNVKNNCNSLESKDIFLIKNSNNVNTSIECENLPCNLRLFDGEKNVYQNFITSNMINSNKVLIRDINEKVEIVEKPFEENIESIINTCQKETEKIKEKTTESYYNEHIYYDQCKGASRSIEMTNDEFSYINSSNSGNNNYCNISNSSSYNYINNPDYNSSPNYSNNNIRINEIDEIPHWFKGFSQTDVQNNETRNMKQNKLYSKKVKNDEFVKNTNVEYWKETMIHRNENEIPEEINNNNLIVGNELNKYFFQSKNNNRFINKGEFKEKSAKLNLRENVEGKYDNDNLYKLLEFSHDKSNIINKIKKLISSELKNNENRNFTNKSKHNNPNIQNVQNMVNSSSNNINSLGKKNTLLNDYMHIKNLNTIYPNTFNDTSTNNIYNNKNSINNSKINSCFNNNKNFNMNEYNCNHLSSDFMKYKKENNGEKNIWNNSSNFNGFIYQTSTSDFVSDNNNNNDVFNISKSVNLRSLN; this is translated from the coding sequence atgaatgaTAAAATTCAAAAGAAAGTGGCACCGGGGCAATCCGAAACGTTGTCACTTATAAAGAAACAATTCTTTAAAACGAAAATGTGCccttttcaaaaaaataagaattaTTGTCTGAATGAATCTGACTGTCATTATGCTCATAGTATTGATGAATTAAAACCGATGCCTGATTTGAGAAATACAAAGTTGTgtgattatataaaaaaaaaaatgcccTGTAAAGATGTAAACTGCAAATTTGCACATGATACTGAAACTTTAAAACCTAGTGTGCATTTAGCTACTTATAAGTCTACAATATGTAGCTTTTGGGGTAAAGGAAAATGCTttaatggaaataaatGCAGATTTGCTCATGGAActaatgatataaaagcgaatgaaaatatgaatattctagaaaataataagcgtaaccataaaaaaaataaagacaGTATATCTGATATAACAAAAGGAACAGATTCTAcatattcttttaataCATATGATTATTCTGTTAATTGTTCTTTAGAAACTACAAATATATCTCCATCTTTTGATAAAAGTAGAGAATTATTcgttttaaaagaaaataatataaatgacgATAAACTTGgtgataataaattaagtATATTTGattcaaataaagaaatggttggaaatataaatgaaaatacgGATCTTAATATATCTAAAATGGATTATCCATTTTGTGAAAACACAAGTAACTGTAGCATAAATAATAGTgacaatataaaaactgTTATAAATCAAATTGAAAACATGGCATTATCCAcatttatagaaaataatgataaatatactaaggttataaaatatttgatgAATGAAAATAACATTTTGAAAGAAtctattaaaaaagaacaaaatCATATGATAAACGAAGAAGATCACATGGCTCAAATTCAAaagcaaatatataaagcTAATATTTATAGAACCCATGCAAAAGATAATATAGTTACTATTTCTGGGAAGATTAATGATAACAGTAATAGTATGTTTATTGAGGAtggtttaaaaaaatatttatatttcgaGGAGCCGAGTAGTAATAGTCAATTTTCAAGCGAAAATAAAGATGTAAATAATGGCGTATTAAATTCAGAagattttataaaatatgatgataattttacaaatataatgaaaacaatagatgatttattaatatctCAAAATGTTGGTTCATTTTCAAATGTAAAGAATAATTGCAATTCTTTAGAATctaaagatatatttttaataaaaaatagtaataatgtTAATACTAGTATAGAATGTGAAAATTTGCCATGTAACTTACGATTATTTGATGGGGAGAAAAATGTATAccaaaattttattacatcaaatatgataaatagTAACAAAGTATTAATAAGAGATATCAATGAAAAGGTTGAAATTGTCGAAAAACCatttgaagaaaatatagaaagtataataaatacTTGTCAAAAAGAAACAGAAAagataaaagaaaaaacaacAGAAAGTTACTATAATGAGCACATTTATTATGACCAATGTAAAGGTGCTTCTCGATCAATTGAAATGACAAATGATGAATTTAGTTATATCAATAGTAGCAACAGCGGAAATAATAACTATTGTAATATTAGTAATAGTAGTAGCTACaactatataaataatccTGATTATAATAGTAGCCCAAATTATAGTAACAACAATATTCGAATTAACGAGATAGATGAAATTCCTCATTGGTTTAAAGGGTTTTCTCAGACAGATGTCCAAAACAATGAAACTCGAAATatgaaacaaaataaattatattcaaagaaagtgaaaaatgacgaatttgtaaaaaacACAAATGTAGAATATTGGAAAGAAACAATGATACATCGAAATGAAAATGAGATTCCAGAAGagataaataataataatttgataGTTGGAAATGAgttaaacaaatatttttttcaatcaaaaaataataatagattTATTAACAAGGGCGAATTTAAGGAAAAAAGTGCAAAACTTAATTTAAGAGAAAATGTAGAAggaaaatatgataatgataatttatataagcTACTAGAATTTTCTCATGATAAatcaaatattataaataaaataaaaaaattgatatccagtgaattaaaaaataatgaaaatcgtaattttacaaataaatcaaaacaTAATAATCCTAATATTCAGAATGTACAGAATATGGTAAACAGTAGTAGCAACAATATTAATAGCTTgggtaaaaaaaatacgcttttaaatgattatatgcacataaaaaatttaaatacaatatatCCAAATACATTTAATGATACTTCAACTAATAACATTTACAATAATAAGAATTCAATAAACAATAGTAAAATCAATAGTTGCTTCAACAATAATAAGAATTTTAATATGAATGAATATAACTGCAATCACTTAAGTTCTgattttatgaaatataaaaaagaaaataatggtgaaaaaaatatttggaATAATAGTTCGAATTTTAATGgatttatttatcaaaCATCAACAAGCGATTTCGTATCtgataataacaataataatgatgtTTTTAACATTTCAAAATCTGTTAATTTAAGGAGTTTAAATTAG
- a CDS encoding general transcription factor 3C polypeptide 5, putative has product MYREYDFKNEDNKRFINVKRKKDRNKNINFEQIKKNNYICVEIPGKIKKRSNGLSAVESLGGLNKITELFKYDENIYNKNGYENEGHSLILRINNNDIFSSFVSSNCTKVNNILIKIKKTKKNRYKIEFIGFVKYLYYFDNMSDFYYIPTFYNRHNYSTNYIHYLTKDEKEKSTKSKDNKNENENNKRIFPDSYFDHFFPNNFNLNTECKNKDFFPNQINGTHYPWNNSICLNKNKNIQNIENNYYINEGMCVSDNANLNNIQNINQTINETFKPVNNNGEKIDTIFENPILTNVKENSIVDSLPLNSSTFIFYPNQLSSFHCSTFAGFDKNNELDKYFSDKEKKELYKNILNYKDALNMFDDKTDFNFSSEESEGYELQSCIHSKSTIPYDFKKYKSQKISKYIREYKYIISKFTEPFDSKNEIKNEDLENFIKKLIINKNEKEHDLPNKSVSLRFASENIENEKDLENKNSDKIEMEKNDKLNIENNILYNNKYMDQNISNGSSDSIEIRKEAKENYNRNNSSDDMNKIIVSKKTVHCNPIANFNDPVYPIIPYESALKKYVSVELYNRVKCLFDIRPIWSKEVLVEHLENVTTYCLKSCFSKICFYFANGPWRRTYCRYGYDPRNDPSSYIYQTIDFRDNYYRDINTKNIEEMNKPIIKKKNILDQTITNIIKNINEGDTKFSNISDNNYFYINKENVIKIKRENFTNSDLNIYGNEIPNMVTHSESNLIQDNFKTSVNTDNNNIKLNTTKNIEPNNSTLHIKISHEEDEEINEIFKFLKRSNSFHFRKKFSSEIHFCVSPLKLSTIYQYIDIFDNNVLNYLSSIKTQDVCTKDNGWISNKDITKIRDILFVKSMTLRQAHTK; this is encoded by the coding sequence ATGTACAGGGAATATGActttaaaaatgaagataataaacgttttataaatgtaaaaaggaaaaaggATAGAAATAAGAACATCAATTttgaacaaataaaaaaaaataattatatatgtgtagAAATTCCtggtaaaataaaaaaacggAGTAATGGATTATCTGCTGTTGAATCTTTGGGTggattaaataaaattactgaactttttaaatatgatgaaaatatatataataaaaatggttatgaaaatgaagggcattctttaatattacgcataaataacaatgatatattttcatcttttgTTTCGTCCAATTGTACAAAAGTTAACaacattttaattaaaataaaaaagactAAGAAAAATAGATATAAGATTGAATTTATAGGgtttgtaaaatatttgtattattttgataatatgtctgatttttattatattccaACCTTTTATAATAGGCATAATTACAGcacaaattatatacactatttaacaaaagatgaaaaagaaaaaagtaCAAAAAgtaaagataataaaaatgagaacgaaaataataagcGCATATTTCCAGACAGCTATTTTGATCATTTTTTcccaaataattttaaccTTAACACTGAATGTAAAAACAAGGATTTTTTTCCTAACCAAATAAATGGGACGCATTATCCATGGAATAATTcaatttgtttaaataaaaataaaaacatacaaaatatagagaataattattatattaatgaagGAATGTGTGTTTCTGATAATGCAAATTTGAACAATAtccaaaatataaatcagACAATAAACGAAACATTTAAACcagtaaataataatggtgAAAAAATTGACACCATATTTGAGAATCCAATATTGACTAATGTAAAGGAAAATAGCATAGTAGATTCATTACCTCTTAATTCAtctacatttatattttatccaAATCAATTATCTAGTTTTCATTGCTCTACCTTTGCAggatttgataaaaataatgaacttgataaatatttttcagataaagaaaaaaaagaattatataaaaacattttaaattataaagatgctttaaatatgtttgatgataaaactgattttaatttttcatctGAAGAAAGTGAAGGATATGAATTACAAAGTTGTATACATAGTAAAAGTACAATACCAtatgattttaaaaaatataaatctcaaaaaataagtaaatatataagagagtataaatatataataagtaAATTTACTGAACCATTTGATtctaaaaatgaaataaaaaatgaagacttagaaaattttattaaaaaattaataataaataaaaatgaaaaagaacaTGATTTACCTAATAAATCAGTATCACTTCGATTTGCTTCTGAAAATATAGAGAATGAAAAAGACttagaaaacaaaaatagtGACAAAATtgaaatggaaaaaaatgacaaaTTAAACATAGAGAATAATATACtttacaataataaatatatggatcaaaatatttccaATGGTTCTAGTGATTCAATTGAAATTAGAAAAGAAGctaaagaaaattataatcgAAATAATAGTAGTGAtgatatgaataaaataatagtaagTAAAAAAACAGTACATTGTAATCCAATTGCCAATTTTAACGATCCAGTATATCCTATAATTCCATATGAATCtgcattaaaaaaatatgtatctgttgaattatataatagagTAAAATGTCTTTTTGATATTCGACCAATATGGTCAAAAGAAGTTTTGGTAGAACATCTTGAAAATGTAACAACATATTGTTTAAAAAGTtgtttttcaaaaatatgtttttattttgctaATGGGCCATGGAGACGTACATATTGTAGATATGGATATGATCCAAGAAATGATCCATCaagttatatttatcaaacTATAGATTTTCGAGATAATTATTATAGagatataaatacaaaaaatattgaagaaatgaataaacctattataaaaaaaaaaaatattcttgATCAAACTATAactaatataattaaaaatataaatgaaggAGACacaaaattttcaaatatttcagataataattatttttacataaataaagaaaatgtcattaaaataaaaagggaaaatTTTACCAATTCTgatttgaatatatatggaaaTGAAATTCCAAATATGGTCACTCATTCTGAATCCAATCTAATACAAGacaattttaaaacatcTGTAAATacagataataataacattaaattaaatactacaaaaaatatagaaccAAATAATAGTACTTtgcatattaaaatttctCATGAAGAGGATGAAGAAATTAAcgaaatttttaaatttttaaaaagatCAAATAGTTTtcattttagaaaaaaattttcatctgaaattcatttttgtgTTAGTCCTTTAAAGCTCTCAACGATTTATCAGtatattgatatatttgaCAATAATGTTTTAAACTATTTGTCAAGCATTAAAACCCAAGATGTTTGCACAAAGGACAATGGATGGATTAGtaataaagatataacTAAAATCCGTgacattttatttgttaaatcGATGACTTTACGTCAAGCCCATACTAAGTAG